The sequence TAGCTTTTACTGCTCTGCGTTTCAAGCAATACTTTTTCAGCCGCTTTGACACAGTGCAACACAGGAGTGTTTCCGGCTTCGTCTTTATATACTCCCACACCAAGATTTACTTTTTGCGGATTCTGATCTTTTTTAAACTCTTCGGTAAGTCCCAATATCGAATCGGGAGGTGCGGGATGTATGGATTTCCACATGACTGTCTTCCTCATATAGATGGATAAGTAAATGAATAATGAAAATATCTTTTGCTGATTTCTTTGATAACGCGTCCTATTGATTGTGCAAGCTATATTTTCATCTGCACAGCAACTCCTAAGAAAAACAGGGAACCAGTGCTATCGATAGGGGAACCTCTTGAAAACAGTCAGGACGCCGCTTGACTCATTTTTTCTGCACAGACTGTTTGGCTAGCAGTGACTGCAGTTTCCATGGTGAAGAAAGACATGCCCGCGACTTGGAGCAGGTTGACATAATATCACAAAAGTTGAGAAATTCGGCAAGACTGTCATTCATTTGCAAATTCTTCCGGGAGATCACATGCAACTTACGCCTCATATCAACACCATCAAATTGCAGGGTTTTTAACCAGCCATGCTCAACTTCACGACATACCGTAAGCGACGACAGGCAGGCCAGCCCCACCCCCGATTCCACAGCTTTCTTGATGGCCTCGGGGTGGCCCATCTCCAAGATCACATTAATTCGATCGAGATATTTTTTCATCTTTTCTCTAAAGATAGCTACTGTACCAGATCCCTCTTCACGCATAATCCACCGAGTATTGGTAAAGTCACTATTCACATCAAAAAGACTTTTATGTGCAAGTGGATCTGTGGGACCTGCAACAACCACAAGCTCATCCTCAAACCAGAGACGCTTAACAGTGTCAGGATTATTCACCTGCCCTTCCACAAAACCTACCTCTACCTTACCATCAAGAACCAGACTTTCGGCATATCGGGTATGATGAACAAGCATGTTTATATGCACCTGAGGATGCATCCGCTTAAAGGCACCGATCAAATAGGGAAGGATATAATCGCCAATGGTAGTTGAAGCCACCACATTGATCCTTCCGCTTAGGGTGTCGTTCTTTTCCGACATTATATTTTCAACGTTACCGACCTGGCACAGAATCTCCTTGGAGAGCGGCAGAAGGTAACGACCACGCTCATTCAGCAGGAGACTTCGACCATGGCGATCAAAAAGAGACCCACCCAG comes from Desulfocapsa sulfexigens DSM 10523 and encodes:
- a CDS encoding LysR substrate-binding domain-containing protein produces the protein MSITLRQLEIFIAVAETAQVTKASKKLFVTQSAVSMALAELENQLGGSLFDRHGRSLLLNERGRYLLPLSKEILCQVGNVENIMSEKNDTLSGRINVVASTTIGDYILPYLIGAFKRMHPQVHINMLVHHTRYAESLVLDGKVEVGFVEGQVNNPDTVKRLWFEDELVVVAGPTDPLAHKSLFDVNSDFTNTRWIMREEGSGTVAIFREKMKKYLDRINVILEMGHPEAIKKAVESGVGLACLSSLTVCREVEHGWLKTLQFDGVDMRRKLHVISRKNLQMNDSLAEFLNFCDIMSTCSKSRACLSSPWKLQSLLAKQSVQKK